Proteins encoded by one window of Desulfovibrio ferrophilus:
- a CDS encoding ABC transporter permease has translation MRQAIETLVTLGRVFGFALEAVWAYKLRSIFVSAGIAMGIAALTVIVTSVDGAQRKALEIVDMFGPDAVFVLGGDIKSRAVGKRTLTLSWEDARRLRQSLPGAYLVVPMRAKRSIMARYGGKSKELPVVVGSTAAYSEVWNWPLAEGRDFSDRDVALGTKVGLIGDQAAEELFGDESPIGKVVFLGDLPIQVIGRLSYRGFSGGGSSIDERMIIPLTTLTQRFNMDRKYFRALRVKFHDPERMSVHVENTRSLLRHLHGLKDGEDDDFTILTADEILKFIGMLKGGLVVFLGVTATVAMLVGGFVLANLFYISVSERTSEIGLRKAMGAKAWTITAQFLFEAAILTIAGALIGMGLGLGLGQALTRLGILEIQFSAKVFVLALSSAVAVGVIFGIRPARQAARLDAVAALRGDGS, from the coding sequence TTGCGCCAAGCGATTGAGACCCTTGTCACTCTAGGCCGCGTCTTCGGGTTCGCACTGGAGGCGGTTTGGGCCTACAAACTGCGCAGCATCTTTGTATCAGCGGGTATTGCCATGGGCATCGCCGCACTCACGGTCATTGTCACCAGCGTGGATGGCGCCCAACGCAAGGCGCTGGAAATAGTAGACATGTTCGGACCTGATGCGGTGTTTGTTCTGGGTGGAGACATCAAGAGCCGTGCCGTGGGCAAACGCACCCTGACCTTGTCCTGGGAGGACGCCCGCAGGCTTCGCCAGTCCCTGCCCGGCGCCTATCTCGTAGTACCCATGCGCGCCAAGCGCAGCATCATGGCCCGCTACGGAGGCAAAAGCAAAGAACTGCCCGTGGTGGTAGGGTCCACTGCCGCTTATTCCGAGGTCTGGAACTGGCCTCTGGCCGAAGGCCGGGACTTCAGTGACCGGGATGTGGCCCTGGGCACCAAGGTCGGACTGATTGGCGACCAAGCGGCCGAAGAGCTGTTCGGGGACGAGTCCCCCATCGGCAAGGTCGTCTTCCTGGGAGACCTGCCCATACAGGTCATCGGACGGCTCTCCTACCGGGGGTTCTCAGGCGGTGGATCGAGCATCGACGAACGCATGATCATTCCCCTGACCACCCTCACCCAACGTTTCAACATGGACCGCAAATATTTCCGCGCACTGCGTGTCAAATTCCATGACCCCGAACGCATGAGCGTGCATGTGGAGAACACCCGCTCACTGCTTCGGCACCTGCACGGCCTGAAGGACGGCGAAGACGACGATTTCACCATCCTCACCGCCGATGAAATCCTGAAATTCATTGGCATGCTCAAGGGCGGACTGGTTGTTTTTCTGGGCGTCACGGCCACGGTTGCCATGCTGGTAGGCGGGTTTGTATTGGCCAACCTCTTCTACATCAGCGTCAGCGAACGTACCTCGGAGATCGGCCTGCGCAAGGCCATGGGAGCCAAGGCCTGGACCATCACCGCACAGTTCCTGTTCGAAGCCGCCATCTTGACCATAGCCGGAGCGCTCATCGGCATGGGCCTGGGCCTGGGCCTGGGGCAGGCACTGACCCGACTGGGCATCCTGGAAATCCAATTCTCGGCCAAGGTCTTCGTCCTGGCACTCTCCTCGGCTGTGGCCGTCGGAGTCATCTTCGGCATCCGTCCCGCACGCCAGGCCGCCCGGCTTGATGCAGTTGCGGCATTGCGCGGCGATGGATCCTGA
- the rnhA gene encoding ribonuclease HI: protein MTDNTTETVTIYTDGSCLGNPGPGGWGAVLKFGDERKELSGGFSGTTNNRMELMAVLEALSTLKRPCKVNLFSDSKYFLDAIRQGWLKNWIKNGWKTAAKKPVKNQDLWLRLDPLLAEHEINYNWVKGHSGDPENERCDVLARTEAGKTGLPKDPKA, encoded by the coding sequence ATGACGGACAACACCACGGAAACGGTCACCATCTATACCGACGGCTCCTGCCTGGGCAATCCTGGCCCCGGCGGATGGGGCGCAGTGCTCAAGTTCGGAGACGAGCGCAAGGAACTGTCCGGCGGTTTCTCCGGCACCACCAACAACCGCATGGAGTTGATGGCCGTGCTTGAGGCACTGTCCACCTTGAAGCGCCCCTGCAAGGTCAACCTGTTCTCCGATTCCAAGTACTTTCTGGATGCCATCCGCCAGGGCTGGCTCAAGAACTGGATAAAAAACGGCTGGAAAACCGCTGCCAAGAAACCAGTGAAGAACCAGGACCTCTGGCTCCGGTTGGACCCGCTACTCGCCGAACACGAGATCAACTACAACTGGGTCAAAGGCCATAGCGGCGACCCGGAAAATGAACGCTGTGATGTCCTGGCACGCACCGAAGCAGGCAAAACCGGCCTCCCCAAAGATCCCAAAGCCTAG